TTATAAACTTAAAAAGGATTATGTGCTCAAGATAATATAATGTAGCTTAATAAAGACTGAAATAGACAACGCTCAAAGTTAAGGGACTATTTGAGCTAAAAACTCCCACTAAGATTCCAACTAGAATAACCCCACTTTGTCAAACACTTTTGCTCTCCCACTTTTGAGGAATCATCTCTTAGATTCTTCTTCTTGTAATTTCTCCAATGGCCTTAACAGCTCGACCAGTTTTCTGTGAGCTCAAACCGCAGACTCAGAAGGCTGAACCGGCGATTTTTACGCCGGTTCAGAAGCTGAGAGTATCAGAACCAGGGCAGCTGGAGAATGGGAAAATAATGTTGCAGCCGAGGTTGACTACTTTAAGGTCATTCGGGTCGGATCCTGTCGGAGTTATCAAGACCAAGAACGGTTTTCATGGAGAAAATGACGAGGTTTCACCCTTTTTCGCAACGTTGTCGGAGTATATTGAGAGTTCCAAAAAGAGTCAGGATTTTGAGATTATCTCTGGTCGACTTGCCATGGTAATTAACTTCACTTTTTCTGGCTATGATTGGTTCTTATATTCAGTTTCAAAGCATATGGTTCAAACTGATCATGATTTAAATTTCAACTGGACTTTAAAATCTAGGTGTATTTGTGTCATTTAGAAAATCTAAGATCTGTATCAATAACGCAAAATTAGAAAAAGAAATTATGAGTGAAAATGGAATTTGCAAAGTTCATATATTATACAGGGGAGGGAGAGGAAGACGAAGTTCTCTCGAGGTTCAAAAAATATCTTTTTCATACAATTATCTTAATTTATACAGTATTCTTTTATTATTGTTTCAATCAACACCTAGGTGTTATTATTTATAATAGTAAAAAAATTTCATCAAATACTATCCGTGCGATTTGCTAATATatatttgtaaaatatttttttcgctCGCTTACCAAATAACATGAAACATTTTTCGATAAAAAATCTTTCGTCGTGTCAAACACATAAATCACTTTTTCTTTTTCGCTGGGTGCTCCCTTCGTTAGATCAGTAAGCTTGACTAGCTTATGGGAAGCACCGTTTTTATTAAAGCTAAACGAACTTGACTTATTTTTACAATAATTAAGAGTTCATGTTCTCTGCACCGGCAATGTAAATAAATTAACACCATTTAGATTTTCTACCAACTCTGATATAGTAACTTGAAAAAGAGAGCAATAACTATTAGTAATAATTGATTGATTTCTTTTGTTTTCCACTCGATATTGAGTATTCGGAGCCGACTAAATTCATTTTTGCACCAGAAAATCCCAGATTGAGGAATAAAGTGATCAATGCTCCCTAACAAAGTTGACTCATAGATTAAATTGCATTAATAGTGAAAACATTACTTATTTAAGTGCATACAGAGGTGGATGTAGTGTTCCACCAATGgattcaactaaacccataactttcgacgaggagtaaaaatttgtatataaaaattcattaaaattacaaaaatagtagatatgaacctataactttaaaaatataatgggttcaatgtgtaaaaccttaaaagttgaacccataaggtttaaattctggatccgctaTACCTTTATAATCAAATCAGTTATATATCCACCAGTCCACATAAAGCTCAAGCTTTTGTCCAGATTGTTTTTGCAGCAACAGTATCCATGGAAGTAGTGACTGGAAATTCTCTATTCAGAAAGACGGATTTTCAAGGAATAGCTGAAGCTGCTGGGGTTTCTATTGGTGCTGTAGCTTGTGCTGCCATTTTTGCATGGTTTTCAAGTTCTCGCAGCAAAGTTGGCCGAATCTTCACAGTTGGTTGCAACACTTTCATCGATTCCCTAATTGATCAAATCGTCGATGGCTTGTTCTATGACAACGAGCTCAGTGATTGGACTGACGATATCTAGGTTTCAAATATTGAAAATAAAACACCAGCAATGAGAACATAATCAAAGAAAGAAAACTTACTTTATATATACTGAAAAAGAAAGTGTTATATATAGTTTTGTGTATATATAAAACTTATTTTATGGAAGGTTTGAAGCGTACCGTGTGTATGGACTTATATGAATGATGTAATGATTAGACCTGAGCTTATTAGTTTCTTGTGAATATATACATACACGCACGGTATACCAtcattattattagtattatatAAAGAAGCACAAATAAACCTTAAAAAGAGAGCGATGCCACAAGTGAAAAGGCATGGTAAAATGTAATAGTCATCTTTCTTTGTGGTGAACTACTCTCACTTTATGTATTTTTATTTGGGACTTAGAGAATGTATTGTCCTCTTGAATAAGCATGATGTTTTATGTGCAATTTTAAAAAGAAACTAGCTAGCTACACTGACTTTTTAGTGCAACTAATATGCCTTTCTTACAATTTTATGttatcttcttttctttgtttacttTGCCTttgctttttttcttcttctgatgACGACGTTTATCTTCTTGCCAAGATTTTTACTATAGGTGGATCTAGGATATTAAGTTTATGAGTACCTGTAGCTTCATGAAGTTAATAAACAATAATAATCGGACCAACAGACTAGTTTTCGAGCTAAATATTTTCATATAATGTTATGAACTCAACTCAATACATACAGGAACAGTTCCTCGATTAAACTTCCATAAACTGATTACAATGAAAATGTAAAGGATAGAGTCATAAACTAAGAAAATAGTAAGAGAAA
This sequence is a window from Nicotiana tomentosiformis chromosome 5, ASM39032v3, whole genome shotgun sequence. Protein-coding genes within it:
- the LOC104120352 gene encoding stress enhanced protein 2, chloroplastic codes for the protein MALTARPVFCELKPQTQKAEPAIFTPVQKLRVSEPGQLENGKIMLQPRLTTLRSFGSDPVGVIKTKNGFHGENDEVSPFFATLSEYIESSKKSQDFEIISGRLAMIVFAATVSMEVVTGNSLFRKTDFQGIAEAAGVSIGAVACAAIFAWFSSSRSKVGRIFTVGCNTFIDSLIDQIVDGLFYDNELSDWTDDI